The genomic stretch GCAGTGCTGACAGACACCACCCTTTGAACAGTAACTCTAAGGAGACAACACTACTTCTTGGCCTTGCCCTGTGCTGCCACAGCCTCCATGGCTTTGCGGACCGTCTCCTCATCTCCCAAGAACTGCATTGGCTTAATGGGCTTCAAGTTCTTGTCCAGTTCATAAAGAACAGGGATGCCTGTAGGGAGGTTCAGCTCCATAATTGCTTCCTCTGACATATCTGGAAATTGATCAAATACATGTGATCAATGCATGAAGGTACACAGTGAACTGAACCATTTGTACATAAATCCATCCACACAGGGCTGATTCTGAAGTCACACAGAAGTGTTAAGAAGGCACCACCCACCTTCCAGGTGCTTCACTATGCCCCTCAGACTGTTTCCATGGGCAGCAATCAGCACCCTTTTGCCCTTCTTAATCTGAGGTGCAATTTCTTCATTCCAGAACGGTAGTGTGCGGGCAATCGTGTCCTTCAGGCTCTCACAAGAAGGTAGCTGGTCCTCGGTCAGGTCAGAATAGCGCCGGTCCTACAGAAGGACCAGGAGACATGTAAAACCTTTGGTCTGCATATGTTGTATATATGTGAAATGTGTAACTTCACAAAATAGCCCTGTTTACAGGCGGGACAGCTGAACTTGAACCTTTTCAGGTCACAACACTGGAGAGGCTCTTTAGCTCAAAAACATCAGTTAAACTTTGGCTTTTGAACTGTAGTATTCATTAACCAGGATCCCGTTGTATTACTCAGAAGTTGTGTAATAACTGACCCTGTTACCTAGAACTGTCATAGGATAACTATCAAAAACTAAAGCAACTGAAATGTAATTTCATGTATTGGATTCATTGATACATATGGGCTTACCTTGCTAATGATATTGTAAAAGTCATGGTCCACCCCCATGGGAGGAGGGGGGATATCGTAGGAGCGTCTCCATATCTTGACCTGGGCCTCTCCATGCTTTGCTGCAGTCTCTGCTTTATTTAGCCCAGTCAGGCCACCATAGTGGCGCTCATTCAGACGCCACGTCCTGTGAACAGGTATGCACATCTGATCGATACCATCCAAAACGATCCATAACGTACGGATGGCCCTCTTCAGAACTGACGTGTAGCAAACGTCAAACTCAAATCCGGCATCTGCAGAGGCAAAAACGTACTGAATTTAGCCATACATACCAGTTTGTTAAAGTAACTTATAAAACACTGCTGTAAAATGTATTATTGGAACATTAAAAACAACGCTCATGGTTGCGTTAAGATTGCCACATACAAAGTATTCGGCACGTGGAAAGATGCACGTCCCACGCACCACGTGCTcatcagatcacacacacacacacacacttgggagGAGGACGGTACGCAGGTCCAGAGATGCCCGGTTGGCTCCAGTACAATGATTCATGAGGCGAGGACTTAACATGCCCGTGCGGGAAACTCATGGCAACTCATTTGGAAAGTGTTAGACCAAGACCGCGTTTATAACTTAAATCTTTTCCCATTTTAGATAAATCGTCACAAATCGCTACACATTTTCGGAAATATTTCAGTAATGAGCGGGTCTACTAGAACAATATGGTGTTACAACGTTAGATACGGATGTGGATAGAGCCTCCCATCGCCCTGTGTTAATAAACACGTTTAACTTCTCCAGATGGACATTACACGAACCTCTCAAAGCCTGCCCGCCTCTCCTTGCCTCCTGGATGCCAGTCTCGCTGAGGTCCGCGTCGAACCACCCGCAAAAGCGATTCTCCTGGTTCCAGCAACTCTCGCCATGGCGAATGAGAATGAGTTTGTAGGAAGACATCTATATATCACTATATAATGTGTAGATCGATATAACTACCTTTACTGAGTACCGCTAAGACAGCTAGACTTCCGCCGGAGCTTTACGAACTGAACCCTTGCTTTGGGTTTTCACAGCCTTGAGGCTCTGCTGATGTCAGGACTTCATGATTCAGCCAATGACGACGAGCAACCTCGGAACTTTCCACAGTTCATTCACCTACTTTGGTACTGATTTTTCTTCGCTATTAAGTTCTTATAGACTGCCAAAGAGCATTGAAAAAGCCTTaacattttacagtaaataaaaaaatgtttttttttattattataagaaAGTTTTAAtataagagttttttttttcttttaaaagagGTCTAAATGCTTCAATGACTTTAAAAAAATCATGCAATTCCAATCAATTGGCTTGCTGCCAAAAGAATAAGACTCCTGTGGTTATTTCAGGTATTTATACAAGGtcacagtgatgctggtatCTGCCTGGGGTATTTTCTTCTCATGAACAATTACATTTGTAGTTCATAAAACTAGTGTTTCTGGACTGCATCTGTAACATCACTATTAAATGCAACTTCTGAATTATGTCCTTCAGATGTTCCTTTTAAACGCTCTTTTTGGATGGATTTATGTATAACTGGTTTTGTTCACTGTGTACTTTTAGTTCACATGTAACTAAGTTAATCCACAGTGTTAAAATTTTTTTCCAGATGTGTCAGAAGAAGCAATTATGGAGCtgagcagggctggactggtaatctggcgtACCGGGCATTTGCCCAGTAGGCCGACAGTCCTCAGGGGCCGatggagtttttttttccttcccttTTTTTTCCTAAGAGACcggcccacaatttagagggggcggcccattggcccatcttcaataaagacagtggactgaaccaatcaggatataggacgaaagcggcgccaccctttctctgcgtggtcTGCTGTAATTCATCATCATGTTGCCCGATAGGCCAGTCTGATAGAAAAAAAACCATCGGCCCctgaggactgtcggcccactGGGCAAATGCCCGTTAtgccagattaccagtccagccctgctcaGCTCCATCATGTTGCCCGATGCCCCTGAGTCAACTAGAGCAAAACCCCCCACAGAGCAGCCCTTGTAAGACACCGATGCATGAATGGTGAGCAAATTCCCAGTCAAGGAGTTACTAACCCGAGCTCTGCCACCGCCCGGTCCTCCTGGCTGTGGTCGTCTTCCCAATCTGCGTCGGTTCCGGTGTTCTCCTTGGGGGTCGGTGACACAGGAGCGTTGGAAACGGGGCAGGGCGGCGCGCGGTTCCCTCTCTCTTGTAGCAAACGGTCATAAGTGACCGCTAACCGAACCACATGattaagataataataataataatagcaacattttatttgtaaagcgccttTCTGGCActgtacaacacaagaaaaataAGCTACaattaaaaatacaattaaaTATGCATAAAAATACAATATAACATACAAATCTAAAAATCTCATCCATATGCTAATTTTAAAAGATGAGTTTTAAGTCCTGTTTTAAAAATATCTATAGATATACAAGCCCGCATTTCATCAGGGAGCCCATTCCACAGCATTGGACCCACGACACAGAACGCGCTTTTCCCAGTGGAACTTAACTTATAGGGCGGGACCACAAGCAAGTGTTGGCTTGACGATCTAAGTGTACGCATCGGGGAGTATGGCTGGAGTAACCTACTTAAGTAGGAAGGAGCAAGGTCATGCAGGGATTTAAAAACCAACACGAGCAGTTTGTAC from Brachyhypopomus gauderio isolate BG-103 chromosome 15, BGAUD_0.2, whole genome shotgun sequence encodes the following:
- the pgam1a gene encoding phosphoglycerate mutase 1a encodes the protein MSSYKLILIRHGESCWNQENRFCGWFDADLSETGIQEARRGGQALRDAGFEFDVCYTSVLKRAIRTLWIVLDGIDQMCIPVHRTWRLNERHYGGLTGLNKAETAAKHGEAQVKIWRRSYDIPPPPMGVDHDFYNIISKDRRYSDLTEDQLPSCESLKDTIARTLPFWNEEIAPQIKKGKRVLIAAHGNSLRGIVKHLEDMSEEAIMELNLPTGIPVLYELDKNLKPIKPMQFLGDEETVRKAMEAVAAQGKAKK